A single uncultured Methanolobus sp. DNA region contains:
- a CDS encoding MBL fold metallo-hydrolase has protein sequence MELEFKGACREVGRSAVLVDEKIMMDYGVSPGEHVKYPLNGSRPQAVLLSHAHIDHSGAIPNLMDLEPDVFMTPPTFDLSNMLAQDTLRIAEREGEMPAYDSIDLTKFVYKTKQVDTGVPFHTHGYDVEFYDAGHIPGAASIFLKDKEDRSLYYTGDINTSDTRLVSGAVEFPDTDVLITESTYFGSEHPPRKEVENQFIDSVMDTLDIGGTVIVPAFAIGRTQEILMLLAANGIRPYVDGMGVRAYKVMSEHPEYIRNPTHLKKAFDNATVVKGSKRDFIHLESSVIVTTAGMLNGGPVLHYIGRKYKDPKSKIILTGYQVEGTNGRMAMDTGIIDNDGTVQHLKPKIEQYDFSAHSGDKELKEMVKDFCDRGTEHVFTMHGDNCEGFADWISEEIGVKAYAPEIGERFSV, from the coding sequence ATGGAACTGGAATTCAAGGGCGCATGCAGGGAGGTCGGCAGATCGGCAGTCCTGGTAGATGAAAAGATCATGATGGATTACGGAGTTTCTCCGGGAGAGCATGTCAAGTATCCTTTAAATGGATCAAGGCCGCAAGCTGTTCTTTTATCTCATGCGCATATTGACCATTCCGGTGCAATCCCAAATCTGATGGACCTTGAACCTGATGTTTTTATGACCCCGCCTACATTCGATCTTTCAAATATGCTGGCACAGGATACATTGAGGATAGCAGAAAGAGAAGGCGAGATGCCGGCTTATGATTCCATTGATCTAACAAAGTTTGTGTATAAAACCAAACAGGTAGATACCGGCGTACCATTCCATACTCATGGATATGATGTTGAGTTCTACGATGCCGGACATATACCGGGTGCAGCTTCCATATTCCTGAAAGATAAAGAGGACAGGAGTCTGTACTATACAGGCGACATCAACACTTCGGACACAAGACTTGTTTCCGGTGCGGTTGAATTTCCGGATACCGATGTTCTCATTACTGAAAGCACTTATTTTGGCAGTGAACACCCTCCACGTAAAGAAGTTGAAAACCAGTTCATTGATTCCGTAATGGATACTCTGGACATTGGAGGCACTGTTATTGTTCCTGCGTTTGCCATTGGCAGGACTCAGGAGATCCTGATGCTTCTGGCCGCAAATGGAATACGCCCTTATGTTGACGGGATGGGAGTCCGGGCATATAAAGTGATGTCAGAACACCCGGAATACATCAGAAACCCAACTCATCTTAAGAAAGCTTTTGACAATGCGACTGTTGTAAAAGGAAGTAAAAGGGATTTCATTCATCTTGAATCGTCAGTAATCGTTACAACGGCAGGAATGCTGAATGGTGGTCCTGTGCTTCATTATATTGGCAGGAAGTATAAGGACCCTAAATCAAAGATAATTCTCACCGGTTATCAGGTAGAAGGCACCAATGGCAGAATGGCCATGGATACCGGTATTATAGATAATGACGGAACTGTCCAGCACCTGAAACCAAAGATCGAGCAGTATGATTTCTCTGCCCACTCCGGCGATAAAGAGCTTAAGGAAATGGTAAAGGATTTCTGTGACAGGG